The genomic DNA CGGATACTCCGACCGGCTCTCCAACGTGAAGCTCAACCCGTTCAGCGTCCCGGTGTACAACGAGATCAAGGTCGGCTGAGGGGGCGCCATGGGACGCTATGTCGTCCGGCGGCTGCTCCAGATGATCCCGGTCTTCATCGGGGCCACGCTGCTGATCTTCCTGATGGTCAACGTGATGGGCGACCCCATCGCGGGCCTGTGCGGGGACCGGGAGTGCGACCCCGCGACGGCCGCGCAGCTGCGGCACGAGTTCGGCCTCGACCAGCCCGTGTGGCGGCAGTACGTCACCTACATGGGCAACGTCTTCACCGGCGACTTCGGCACCGCCTTCAACGGCCAGCCGGTCACCGAACTGATGGGGACGGCGTTCCCGGTCACCATCCGGCTCACCATCGTGGCGATCCTCTTCGAGATCATCGTGGGGATCATCCTCGGCGTCGTCACCGGGCTGCGCCGCGGCCGCCCCGTCGACACCGGGGTGCTGCTGCTGACCCTCGTCGTCATCTCCGTGCCCACCTTCGTCACCGGCCTGCTGCTCCAGCTGCTGCTCGGCGTGAAGTGGGGCTGGATCGACCCGGCGGTCTCCTCCGAGGCGGCCTTCGGCGAGCTGATCGTCCCCGGGCTGGTCCTCGCCTCGGTCTCGCTGGCCTACGTCACCCGGCTGACCCGCACCTCCATCGCGGAGAACCGGCGCTCCGACTACGTCCGCACCGCCATCGCCAAGGGTCTGCCGCGCCACCGGGTCATCACCCGGCACCTGCTGCGCAACTCCCTCATCCCCGTCGTCACCTTCATCGGCACCGACATCGGCGCGCTGATGGGCGGCGCCATCGTCACCGAGCGGATCTTCAACATCCACGGCGTCGGCTACCAGCTGTACCAGGGCATCCTGCGCCAGAACACCCAGACCGTGGTCGGCTTCGTCACCGTCCTGGTCCTCGTCTTCCTCGTCGCCAACCTCGTCGTCGACCTCCTGTACGCCGTACTCGACCCGAGGATCCGCTATGCCTGAACAGGAGCCCTACGAGCCCGAACGCGCCATCGCCGGCACCGGCATGGGCGGCACGATGGACCTCGGCGCGAGCGAGGCGGTCACGCTGGAGCAGCCGCCGGGCCCGGACGGGGCCGACCCGCGGGAAAAGCCGCGCAGCCTGTGGTCCGACGCCTGGCACGACCTGCGCCGCAACCCCGTCTTCATCATCTCGGCGCTGGTGATCCTCTTCCTGATCGTCATCTCCATCTGGCCGTCGCTGATCGCCTCCGGCAGCCCCCTCAAGTGCGACCTGGCCAAGGCCCAGGAGGGCTCCCAGCCAGGCCACCCCTTCGGTTTCAACGGCCAGGGCTGCGACGTCTACACCCGCACCGTCTACGGCGCCCGCACCTCGGTGGCGGTCGGCATCCTCGCCACCCTCGGTGTCGCCCTCCTCGGCAGCGTCCTCGGCGGTCTCGCCGGGTTCTTCGGCGGCGGCGGGGACGCGGTCCTGTCCCGGATCACCGACATCTTCTTCGCGATCCCGGTCGTCCTGGGCGGCCTCGTCCTGCTCTCCGTCATCACCAGCAACACCATCTGGCCGGTCATCGGCTTCATCGTGCTGCTCGGCTGGCCGCAGATCTCCCGCATCGCCCGCGGCTCCGTCATCACCGCCAAGCAGAACGACTACGTGCAGGCGGCGCGGGCGCTGGGCGCGTCCAACTCCCGCCTCCTGCTCCGCCACATCGCGCCCAACGCGATCGCGCCCGTCATCGTCGTGGCGACCATCGCGCTCGGCACCTACATCTCCCTGGAGGCGACCCTGTCCTTCCTCGGCGTCGGTCTCAAGCCGCCCAGCGTCTCCTGGGGCATCGACATCTCCTCCGCCGCCCCGTACGTGCGCAACGCCCCGCACGCGCTGCTCTGGCCCTCCGGAGCCCTCGCCATCACCGTCCTCGCGTTCATCATGCTCGGCGACGCGGTGCGCGACGCCCTCGACCCGAAGCTGAGGTGAGCCGGCGCATGCTGCTCGAAGTGCGCGACCTGCACGTGGAGTTCCGCACCCGCGACGGGGTCGCCAAGGCCGTCAACGGCGTCAGCTACGGCGTGGACGCGGGCGAGACCCTCGCGGTGCTCGGCGAGTCCGGCTCCGGAAAGTCCGTCACCGCCCAGACGATCATGGGCATCCTCGACATCCCGCCGGGCCGGGTCACCGCGGGGGAGGTCCTCTTCGAGGGCCGGGACCTGCTGAAACTGAAGGAGGACGAACGCCGCAAGATCCGCGGCGCCGAGATGGCGATGATCTTCCAGGACGCGCTGTCGTCGTTGAACCCCGTCCTGACCGTCGGCGCCCAGCTCGCCGAGATGTTCACCGTGCACCGCGGCATGTCCCGCAAGGACGCCCACGCCAAGGCCGTCGAGCTGATGGACCGGGTCCGCATCCCGGCCGCCAAGGAGCGGGTGCGGCAGTACCCGCACCAGTTCTCCGGCGGCATGCGCCAGCGCATCATGATCGCGATGGCGATGGCCCTGGAGCCCAAGCTGATCATCGCCGACGAGCCGACCACCGCCCTCGACGTCACCGTCCAGGCCCAGGTCATGGACCTGCTCGCGGAACTCCAGCGCGAACTGCACATGGGCCTGATCCTCATCACCCACGACCTCGGCGTGGTCGCCGACGTCGCCGACAAGATCGCCGTCATGTACGCGGGCCGGATCGTGGAGACGGCCCCGGTCCACGACATCTACAAGGCCCCGGCCCACCCGTACACCCGGGGCCTGCTGGAGTCGATCCCGCGCCTGGACCAGAAGGGCCAGGAGCTCTACGCCATCAAGGGCCTGCCGCCCAACCTCACCCGCATCCCGTCCGGCTGCGCCTTCCACCCCCGCTGCCCGATGGCCCAGGACGTCTGCCGCACCGACGTACCGCCCCTGTACGACGTCACGGAGTCCGACGCCGAGCGGGGCAGCGCCTGCCACTTCTGGAGGGAGTGCCTGCATGGCTGAGACCACGGAGCCGATCCTCGAAGTCCGCGGCCTGGTCAAGCACTACCCGCTGACCTCCGGCATCCTCTTCAGGAAGCAGGTCGGCGCGGTCAAGGCCGTCGACGGCGTGGACTTCGAGCTGGCCCGCGGAGAGACGCTCGGCATCGTCGGCGAGTCCGGCTGCGGCAAGTCCACGGTCGCCAAGATGCTGGTCAACCTGGAGCGGCCGACGGCGGGGGAGATCCGCTACAAGGGCGAGGACATCACCCGCCTGTCGGGCCGGGCCCTGAAGGCCGTACGCCGGAACATCCAGATGGTCTTCCAGGACCCCTACACCTCCCTCAACCCCCGCATGACCGTCGGCGACATCATCGGCGAGGCCTACGACATCCACCCCGAGGTGGCCCCGAAGGGCGACCGGCGGCGACGGGTCCAGGACCTGCTGGACGTGGTCGGCCTGAACCCGGAGTACATCAACCGCTACCCCCACCAGTTCTCCGGCGGCCAGCGCCAGCGCATCGGCATCGCGCGGGGCCTGGCGCTGCGCCCGGAGATCATCGTCGCCGACGAACCGGTCTCGGCCCTCGACGTGTCGGTCCAGGCCCAGGTGATCAACCTGATGGCCCGGCTCCAGGACGAGTTCGACCTCTCGTACATCTTCATCGCCCACGACCTGTCGATCGTCCGGCACATCTCGGACCGGGTCGGCGTGATGTACCTGGGCCGCATCGTCGAGACCGGCCGGGACGAGGAGATCTACGACCATCCCACGCACCCCTACACCCAGGCGCTGCTGTCCGCCGTACCGGTGCCCGACCCGGAGGCCCGGGAACACCGGGAGCGGATCATCCTGTCCGGCGACGTCCCGTCCCCGACCAACATCCCCTCGGGGTGCCGCTTCCGCACCCGCTGCTGGAAGGCGCGGGAGCGCTGCGCGCTGGAGGTACCGGCCCTCGCCGTCCCCGCCGAGTTCCGCTCGGTCTCCGGCCCCGCGGCCCACGACTCGGCGTGCCACTTCGCGGAGGAGAAGCAGGTGGTGCCGCCCGAGGGCGAGGGCGAGGGCAGCGGGCCGGGGTGACATGGTCCCCGGCCCGCTTACGGCACCCGCACGGCCGTACGCCGATCAGCGTCGCGGGCCCGTGTGTCGGGGCCGCTTCGCCGAAGTTACCCGCGTGTCAAAGACGTTGGCGTACGGGTGACGCGGCGGGCGTCACGCCGGGGCGGGCAGCGACCGCTTGAGGAAGTCCACCTGGAGCCGCAGCAGGTTCTCGGCGACCGACTCCTGCGGGGTCATGTGCGTGACGCCGGACAGGGGCAGCACCTCGTGCGGCCGGCCGGCCGCCAGCAGGGCCGAGGACAGCCGCAGCGAGTGGGCGACCACCACGTTGTCGTCCGCGAGACCGTGGATGACCATCATGGGCCGGTGCGGCTCGGCGGCGTCGACCAGACCGGCGTCGTCGATCACCGAGTTGCGGCGGTAGACGTCCGGCTGCGCACCGGGGTCGCCGAGGTACCGCTCCTGGTAGTGGGTGTCGTAGAGCCTGAGGTCGGTGACCGGGGCACCGACGACCGCGGCGTGGAAGACGTCCGGCCGGCGCAGCGCCGCGAGGGCGGCGAGATAGCCGCCGAAGGACCACCCCCGGACGGCGACGCGGTCCAGGTCCAGCGGGAAGTCGGCCGCGAGGGCGTGCAGCGCGTCCACCTGGTCCTGGAGCACCACGGCGGCCACGTCGTCCTTGACGGCCTTCTCCCAGGCGGGGGAGCGCCCCGGAGTGCCCCGCCCGTCGGCGACGACCACCGCGAACCCCTGGTCCGCGAACCACTGCGAGGTGAGGTGGGCGTTGTGCGCGGCCACGACGCGCTGACCGTGCGGACCACCGTAGGGGTCCAGGAGGACGGGGAGGGGGGTGTCACCGTGGTAGTCCGTTGGCATAAGCACGGCGCACGGGACACGTCGTGCGCCCCCTTGGGTGAGGGTCACGCGCGGGGACAAACCGGGGTCTTCCGCGTACGAGGCGATGGTCGCCGCGGGCTTCCCGTCCCGCAGTACCCGGACGCGGGCTCCCGGCCGGTCGAGGGTCGCGGAGACGAGCACCGTCACGCCCCCCGCGCGAACCGCCGAGTGCACACCGGGCTCCTGCGACAGGCGTTCGACGCCCAGTTCGTTCACCCGGTAGACGTGCACCTCGCCGATCTCCGCCCCGGCCGCCTCCTCGCCCGCCGAGGCGGAGACCAGCACGTCGTCGGGCCCGACGTCCAGCACCGCCCGCAGGTGCAACTGGGCGCCGGTGAGCAGTCGTTCACCCACCGCGAGCACCCGCGCACCGCCCTCGTCGGCGATCCGCACGAGCTGGCCCGAAGGGCTCCAGCTGGGCATCCCGGGGAAGAGTTCCAGCCAAATTGGATCTTCGTCGGCGTGCACCATCCGGGTCGTCCCCGACTCGGTGTCCACCGCCAGGAACAGCTGGCTGCGCTGGTCGCGCGCCTGTACGAGAAGCAGCGGCGCACCCGAGGCTGACCAGTGCACTCGCGCCAGATACGGATACCGCGCCCGGTCCCAGCGGACCTCCGTGCGCCCCCCGTCGAGACCGACCACGAACAGCCGTACGTCCGCGTTGGGGGTGCCCGCCGCCGGGTACGGCACGTGTTGTGGATCACGCTCGGGACGGGCCGGGTCGGAGATCCACCAGCGCTGGACCGGCGTGTCGTCCACGCGGGCCACCAGCAGCCGGTCCGACTCCGGGCTCCACCAGAAGCCCCGGCTGCGCGACATCTCCTCGGCCGCCACGAACTCGGCGAGCCCGTACGTGACGCCTTCGCCGTCCGCCTCGGCCAGCGCCCGGTCCCCGTCCCCCTCGGCGCCCACCACCCGCAGGGCGCCGTGGGCGACGTAGGCGATGTGCAGGCCGTCGGGGGAGGGGCGAGGGTCGATCACCGGTCCGGGGGTGGGGAGTTCGCGCGCGGTGCCGGCCCGCAGCTCGGCCGCGAAGAGCCGCCCCGAAAGGGCGAAGGAGGCCAGCTCGACCGTCGAGTCGGTCGCGTAGCCGACGATCCCGGCGCCGCCCTCGCGGCTGCGCTCGCGCCGGGCCCGTTCCTCGGGCGACAGACGCTCCTCGGCGCCGCCCAGAAGGGCGCGGGGGTCGGCTGCGATGCGCTCCCCGCCCTTCTCGACGTCCAGGATCCACAGCGAATTGGCCCGGTCCGTACCGGTGCCGGAGCGCAGGAAGGCGACCCGTGAACCATCGGGTGCCACGGTGAACGAACGCGGCGCGCCGAGCGTGAACCGCTGGGTGCGGGCGTGCCGTTTGGGGAAGGAATCGGGCTCGGTCGTCATGCCTTGACCATATTGGCCATGCGCCCCCTTGTGCGGCCGTGCGCCGAGAGATGCGCGCGCACGGATAGTTATGATCACTAGCGCATAGTGGGTACCAACCAGGTGCCCGTCCCGTGGATTTATCTGTCCCGAGCTCCGACTGCGACCGACCCCCATGTCCCTGGGCCCATTGGAGGTGAGCCGCCGTGGCACTCTCGATCTCGGCGGTCGTGCTGCTGGCGATCATCGTCTTCCTGCTGGTCAAGAAGTCAGGCTTGAAAGCCGGGCATGCGGTGGTCTGCATGCTCCTCGGCTTCTACCTGGCCTCGTCGACGATGGCTCCTACGATCAGCGAGCTGACGACGAACATCGCGGGGATGATCGGAGACATCAACTTCTGACGGCGGAACCGGCCGGCGCTTCGGCGGCGTCTCCGCCCCCGAAGCGCGAAGCAGCCCGGGGAGACGGAGGCGCCGAGGCATGACGAACACCGTGATGGGGATCCTGGTGTGCGGCCTGGTCGGGGTGCTGCTCCTGTGGGCCGGGCTGCACGACGCCGCACGGGTACGCCGACTGCGCAGGCACGGGATTCTCGCCTCCGGCATGGTGGTCGACAACGTACGGGTGCGCGGTGCTCAGGGCAGTCCCTCGTGGGCGCCGATCATCGCCTTCGCCGACCAGCGCGGCTACCGCGTGGAGTTCACGCCGAGCATGCGCGGATCCGGAATGGGGCTCGCGACCGGCCGCGAGGTCACCGTGATCTATCTGCCCCAAGACCCGCAGGCGGCCCGCGTGTTCATGCGCCGTCACATGACCGGCCCGGTGTACTTCGTGCTGGCCGTGGCCCTGGTCTTCCTGGGCATCGGCGCGGTGATCGCCGTGACGGCCTGACGTCTGCCGGATCAGCCCGCGTCCGCAGCGATTCCCCTCGGGTGTCCTGTTCGACCGCCTTCTGCGCGCGGGCTTCGTAAGCTTGGCGTGCTGGGGCAAGAACGAGGGGCGAGGTGTGGCGCGTGGATGACGACGGCGTGGACAGACGGCTTCGGGAGCTGGCCAAGGCGTCCCCGAACTTCGGGCGGCTCTACGGGCATCAACCGCTGCTCGCCATCTACGGATCCCAGGCCGAACTCACGGTCTTCACCAACCCCAACGCCGCCTACGTCAGCGCGGGCCAGTTCGGTGAGGTGCTCGCCGAGGAGTTCGTCACGCGGACGGGCACACGCGTCGAGGGAACGAACCAGGTCGACCGCATCAACGCCCTCACCCGCGCCGGTGTCCTCGTCGGCTGGAGCCGCGACGCCTTCCACCGGCTGCGCCGGGGCCGCAACGAGGCGGCGCATCATCACCTCTTCGACACCACCATGGCCCTGGAGGCCCTGAAGCTGTGCTGGCAGCTCGGCGACCTGTTCGACCGGGCCATGGACGGCCCCCGTGCCGTTACCGCCTTCGTGCCACCCAGCCTCCCCGCCGAGACCCCGCACACCGATCCGAGGGAGATCGCCGAACTGCGCGAGGCGCTGGACGGCCACCGGCGCACCCTCGCCGAGTCCCGCGTGAAGCTGGCGGAGGCAGGAGACCGCCTGGAGGCGGAGCGCCGCGCCCGCGCCGAGGCCGAGCGGATCATCGCCCATGCCGAGCAGGCCAAGGCGGCTGCCGCCGCGCAGGTCGACGCGTTGCGGGCGCAGGTCACCGAGTTGAGGGCAGCGCACCAGCAGCGCTACGACCGGGAACGCCTGAGCCCCCGCCCGGTCGCCGCCACGGCCCGCGACGCCATCGTGGAGCGCGCCCAGCGTCCCGCCCCGCTCAACGAGGTGCAGGCACGCGAGAAGATCGACGCGATGCTCACCCGGGCGGGCTGGCTGATCCAGGACAAGGCGGACGCCAACCCGCTGGCGGGTATCGGCGTCGCGATCCGCGAGTTCACCCTCGCCACCGGCCGCGCCGACTACGTCCTCTACGTCGCTGGGAAGATCGTCGGCGTCATCGAGGCCAAACGCGAGGGCACACCGCTGGAGGGGGCCCTCGCTCAGAATGAGCGGTACGCAGCGGGTGTGATCAAGGAACACGCTATGGCGGTCTGGCGTCGCCACGAGCCGTTCGCCTTCCGCTACGCCACCACCGGCACCGAGTCCTACTTCCTTAACCGGATCGACCCGGACGCCCGTTCCCGCGAGGTCTTCTCCTTCCATCGCCCCGAGACCCTCGCCGCCTGGATCCGGTACGCCGACGAACACCCCGACGCGCCCACCTTCCGAGCGGCCCTGCGCACCGCCATGCCCCTACTGGAGACCCACGGCCTGCGCATGGCCCAGGTCGAGGCGATCACGGGCCTGGAGTCCTCCCTGGCCGCGGACCAGCCACGCGCCCTCATCCAGATGGCGACGGGCGCCGGAAAGACGTTCACGGCCGTCACCGAGACCTACCGCCTGCTCCGCCACGCGGGCGCCCGCCGCATCCTTTTCCTCGTCGACCGCAACAACCTCGGCCGCCAGGCCCGCGCGGAGTTCGACAAGTACCGCACCCCCGACGAGAACCGGAAGCTCACCGATCTCTACAACGTCGACATGCTGGGCCGGGGCGGCCTCCAGGAAACCTCCTCGGTGGTCATCTCGACGATCCAGCGGATGTACGCCCTCCTCAAGGGCGACCCGCTGGACGACGGGGCTCAAAGCCAGGACTTGGAGGACGACGCCGCCTCGCCCCTCGACGACTCCTACGTGACCGACGAGCCGATCACAGTCGAGTACAACCCCGATGTCCCCGTCGAGTCCTTCGACGTGATCGTCGTCGACGAGTGCCACCGCTCCATCTACGGCCTGTGGCGCGGCGTCCTCGACTACTTCGACGCCCACCTCGTTGGTCTCACCGCCACCCCCACTCGCCAGACCAAGGGCTTCTTCGACCACAACGAGGTCTCCCGCTACACCTTCGAACAGGCGGTCGCCGACGGCGTCAACGTCGACTTCGACATCGCGCGCATCGTGACCGACCTGCGGGACGGGAACGTCGTCGCGAAGATCGAGGCCGGTACGACGGTCCGCATCCGCGACCGCCAGACCCGCGCCCAGCGGTACGAGGAACTCGACGAGGACTTCACTTACACCGCCCCGCAGATCGGCCGCACGGTCATCACGGAGGACGAGGTCCGTGCGGTCCTGACCGTCTACCGCGACAACTGGAAGCGCTGGTTCCCGGGGCGCGCCGACCTCCCCAAGACCCTGATCTTCGCCGGCCCGTACGACGATCACGCCGACGAGGTGCTCAAGCAGGTCAAGCAGATCTTCGGACGGGGCGACGAGTTCGCCAAGAAGATCACCTACCGGTCCCGCGACAACGGCGACGACCCCGAGAAGCTCATCAACGACCTGCGCAACTCGCCTCGGCTGCGGGTCGCGGTGACTGTCGACATGATTGCCACGGGCACGGACGTCAAGCCACTGGAGTGCGTGATCTTCCTGCGGCCGGTGAAGAGCCCGGTGATGTTCGAGCAGATGAAGGGCCGAGGAGCCCGTTCCATCGACGCGGACGAGCTGAAGGCGGTCACCCCCGAGGCGGCGCCCGACCTCAGGAAGGACCGCTTCGTCCTCGTCGACGCGGTCGGCGTCACCGACTCCCCGCTGGTCGACGCCCGCCCCCTGATCCCGGCCGGGGCTCAGCGCGGCATCCCGCTGGCCAAGCTTCTCGACAAGGCGGGCACCCGCTCCCTCACTGTCGACGAGGCGGAGACCCTGGCCCGGCGCCTGGCCCGCATCGACCGCCAGCTCGGCAAGGACGAACGGGACCTCCTGGCCGAGGCGTCCGGTGGAGCGAGCCTCGCAGACCTGTCCCGCCGCATCACGGATGCGGTGGACGTCGACACGCAGGACCGCGCCCGGCACGAGGGCGGCCCCGAACTGGCGCAGCAACTCGTCCACGACGCGATCGCCCCGCTCACCACCCGGCCCGCGCTGCGCAAGCTGATCCTGGAGATCCGCCACCAGCAGGACTTGACGTACGACGAGACCACCGAGGTGACGGTCACCGAGGTGCGCGAGATTCCCATGGCGGAGCGGGCGACCAAGGAACTCGCCGAGTGGAACTCCCTGCTGGAGCGGGAGCAGCGGGACGAGAACGCGGCGATCCGCATCGCGCTGGGCAGCGGAGCCCGGGTCGCGCCCCGCGAGGCACGGGCCGCGCTCAGGGAGCTCACCGGCCGCATCCGGGCGACGAATCGTTCCTGGACGACAGAGGTTCTGTGGGACCTGTACGAACAGGTCGGCAGGGCGGCGACAAGCCCCGGCAAGGAAGCGGGCCTGGGCGATCTGGTGCGGCTCATCCGATTCGAGCTGGGAGCGGACGACGAGCTGAAGCCGTACCGTACGGTGGTCGAGCAGCGCTTCGAGGGCTGGCTGCTGCGTCAGCGACAGGCGGGCGTGGAGTTCACCGAGGACCAGCTGTGGTGGCTGGAGCGGATAAAGAACGCCATCGCCGTCGACGTGGGTGTGGAGCCCGGCGACTTCGCCGTCGCCCCGTTCTCGGAGCGCGGTGGCGGCAGGGGCTTCATGCGGGCGTTCGGGGACAAGAACCGGGCGTTGGAATTGCTGGATGAGCTGAATCAGGAATTGGCTTGAGCGAGAACGGCGACGTGAGCGGGGGGCGGGAGCTTCCGACGGGCTGGGCTTGGAGTATCTTGCAGGATCTTCTTGCCTGTGAGCCTCGTGCGATAACAGACGGTCCGTTCGGATCGAACTTGAAGTCGGCTCACTACACGGCTTCGGGCGCGCGTGTCATTCGGCTCCAGAATGTGGGCGACGGGGAGTTTCGAGACGAGCGTGCCTATATCAGCCTCGAACACTTCGAGAGCCTGCGGGCCCATGAAGCCATCGAAGGGGACTTGCTCCTGGCCTCGTTGGGCGAGACTCTGCCGCGCGTCGCTATTGTTCCGAAGCTCGACGATCCCGCCATCGTGAAGGCTGACGTCATCCGAGCAAGGCTGCATCCAGGCGTTCTGACCAAGTGGGTCTATTACGCCCTGCTGGCTCCACAGACGCGCGCGTATGCGGGTTCCTTGATCAAGGGGGTCGGGCGGCCCCGCTTGGGCATGGCTGCTATGAGGGACATCCCGGTTCCGCTGCCGCCGCTCGCGGAGCAGCACCGGATCGTCGAGGCGCTGGAAGAGCAGCTCTCGCGCATCGATTCGGGCGGCGCCACGCTGCGCCAGGCCCGTCGCCGTCTTGAAGGGCTGCGGAAGAGAGTCCTGGTCTCAACGGTGCCTGATGAGGTACCGGAATCCTGGCGGATGACGACCGTGGAAGGTGCGGGAACCCTTGAGCTCGGGCGTGCGCGGCACCCTGACTGGCATCACGGCCCCGACGTGCGCCCGTACTTGCGGGTTGCCAACGTCTTCGAAGACCGGATCGACACCACGGATGTCATGGAGATGGACTTCTCAGGGATCTGGGAGAGGTACCGACTAGAGTCCGGGGATGTTCTCCTCAATGAGGGGCAGAGCCCTCACCTCGTAGGGCGGCCAGCTCTCTACCGAGGAATTCCCGAGAACGTGGCGTTCACCAACAGTCTGCTGCGTTTCAAAGCCAATGCTGACGTGCTCCCGGAATGGGCTCTGCTTGTTTTTCGACGACATCTGCACGCAAAGCGGTTCATGCGGGAGGTGCGCATCACGACGAACATCGCGCATCTGTCCGCTAAGCGCTTGAAGAAGGTCGAATTTCCAGTACCGCCCCTGGAAGTACAGAAGCAACTTGTCCAGCGCTGCGATGAACTCTTGACCGGCATCGCGGCCATGGATCGGCAGGTGGGCATCGGCTTGAGGCGTGGTAATGCCTTGAGGGCGGCTCTGCTGCGGCGAGCTTTCACCGGAGGACTGGGCTCGCAGGACCCCGCTGAGGAGCCCGCTGCCGTGCTTCTGGACCGCATCGCAGCCGAGAGGGCAGCGACCCCCAAGCCCAAGCCCAAGCGCACACGCAAGGCCACGACCAAGGCCTCCTCCCAGCGAGCTGCCGACGTGGCTGCCCCCGAACCGACATCCTCACCCGCCCTCGCCGTACAGCAGGAGTTCGAGCTGTGACCGCCGCCCCCGCAGATGCTCAGCAGCCCGCCTCCGAGCCCGTCAAGACGGCCAAGGCGGTAGCCCAGACCAACACGCTCGTCGCCAAGCTCTGGAACTACTGCAACGTCCTTCGGGACAACGGCATGTCCACCATCGAGTACGTCGAGCAGCTCTCCTATCTGCTCTTCCTCAAGATGGTCGACGAGATCGAGAACGACACGTGGGACGGGCGCGACATGAGCGCCGTCGTTCCCGCCAGCTACAACTGGAAGTCCCTCGTCACCAAGCGCGGTCCCGAGCTGGAGAAGCACTACCGAGCCGTCCTCGAGAATCTCGGCAGCCGCCCCGAGACGACCATCGGCACGATCTTCGACGAGGCCCAGAACCGGATCACCAAGCCCGCCCTCCTCGAAAAGCTGGTCGTCGAGCTGATCGGCCGCGAGGACTGGACCGTCACCGGCACCGACCTCAAGGGCGACGCCTACGAGGGCCTGCTCGCCAAGGGCGCCTCGGACACGAAGACCGGCGCCGGCCAGTACTTCACGCCCCGGCCCCTCATCGACGCCATGGTCGACGTCATGCAGCCTGGCGCGGACGACACGATCACTGACCCTGCCTGCGGCACCGGCGGTTTCCTCATCGCGGCCCACGCGTACA from Streptomyces sp. CB09001 includes the following:
- a CDS encoding prolyl oligopeptidase family serine peptidase, whose protein sequence is MTTEPDSFPKRHARTQRFTLGAPRSFTVAPDGSRVAFLRSGTGTDRANSLWILDVEKGGERIAADPRALLGGAEERLSPEERARRERSREGGAGIVGYATDSTVELASFALSGRLFAAELRAGTARELPTPGPVIDPRPSPDGLHIAYVAHGALRVVGAEGDGDRALAEADGEGVTYGLAEFVAAEEMSRSRGFWWSPESDRLLVARVDDTPVQRWWISDPARPERDPQHVPYPAAGTPNADVRLFVVGLDGGRTEVRWDRARYPYLARVHWSASGAPLLLVQARDQRSQLFLAVDTESGTTRMVHADEDPIWLELFPGMPSWSPSGQLVRIADEGGARVLAVGERLLTGAQLHLRAVLDVGPDDVLVSASAGEEAAGAEIGEVHVYRVNELGVERLSQEPGVHSAVRAGGVTVLVSATLDRPGARVRVLRDGKPAATIASYAEDPGLSPRVTLTQGGARRVPCAVLMPTDYHGDTPLPVLLDPYGGPHGQRVVAAHNAHLTSQWFADQGFAVVVADGRGTPGRSPAWEKAVKDDVAAVVLQDQVDALHALAADFPLDLDRVAVRGWSFGGYLAALAALRRPDVFHAAVVGAPVTDLRLYDTHYQERYLGDPGAQPDVYRRNSVIDDAGLVDAAEPHRPMMVIHGLADDNVVVAHSLRLSSALLAAGRPHEVLPLSGVTHMTPQESVAENLLRLQVDFLKRSLPAPA
- a CDS encoding ABC transporter permease, with protein sequence MGRYVVRRLLQMIPVFIGATLLIFLMVNVMGDPIAGLCGDRECDPATAAQLRHEFGLDQPVWRQYVTYMGNVFTGDFGTAFNGQPVTELMGTAFPVTIRLTIVAILFEIIVGIILGVVTGLRRGRPVDTGVLLLTLVVISVPTFVTGLLLQLLLGVKWGWIDPAVSSEAAFGELIVPGLVLASVSLAYVTRLTRTSIAENRRSDYVRTAIAKGLPRHRVITRHLLRNSLIPVVTFIGTDIGALMGGAIVTERIFNIHGVGYQLYQGILRQNTQTVVGFVTVLVLVFLVANLVVDLLYAVLDPRIRYA
- a CDS encoding DUF3592 domain-containing protein gives rise to the protein MTNTVMGILVCGLVGVLLLWAGLHDAARVRRLRRHGILASGMVVDNVRVRGAQGSPSWAPIIAFADQRGYRVEFTPSMRGSGMGLATGREVTVIYLPQDPQAARVFMRRHMTGPVYFVLAVALVFLGIGAVIAVTA
- a CDS encoding ABC transporter ATP-binding protein, whose translation is MLLEVRDLHVEFRTRDGVAKAVNGVSYGVDAGETLAVLGESGSGKSVTAQTIMGILDIPPGRVTAGEVLFEGRDLLKLKEDERRKIRGAEMAMIFQDALSSLNPVLTVGAQLAEMFTVHRGMSRKDAHAKAVELMDRVRIPAAKERVRQYPHQFSGGMRQRIMIAMAMALEPKLIIADEPTTALDVTVQAQVMDLLAELQRELHMGLILITHDLGVVADVADKIAVMYAGRIVETAPVHDIYKAPAHPYTRGLLESIPRLDQKGQELYAIKGLPPNLTRIPSGCAFHPRCPMAQDVCRTDVPPLYDVTESDAERGSACHFWRECLHG
- a CDS encoding dipeptide ABC transporter ATP-binding protein: MAETTEPILEVRGLVKHYPLTSGILFRKQVGAVKAVDGVDFELARGETLGIVGESGCGKSTVAKMLVNLERPTAGEIRYKGEDITRLSGRALKAVRRNIQMVFQDPYTSLNPRMTVGDIIGEAYDIHPEVAPKGDRRRRVQDLLDVVGLNPEYINRYPHQFSGGQRQRIGIARGLALRPEIIVADEPVSALDVSVQAQVINLMARLQDEFDLSYIFIAHDLSIVRHISDRVGVMYLGRIVETGRDEEIYDHPTHPYTQALLSAVPVPDPEAREHRERIILSGDVPSPTNIPSGCRFRTRCWKARERCALEVPALAVPAEFRSVSGPAAHDSACHFAEEKQVVPPEGEGEGSGPG
- a CDS encoding ABC transporter permease, whose amino-acid sequence is MPEQEPYEPERAIAGTGMGGTMDLGASEAVTLEQPPGPDGADPREKPRSLWSDAWHDLRRNPVFIISALVILFLIVISIWPSLIASGSPLKCDLAKAQEGSQPGHPFGFNGQGCDVYTRTVYGARTSVAVGILATLGVALLGSVLGGLAGFFGGGGDAVLSRITDIFFAIPVVLGGLVLLSVITSNTIWPVIGFIVLLGWPQISRIARGSVITAKQNDYVQAARALGASNSRLLLRHIAPNAIAPVIVVATIALGTYISLEATLSFLGVGLKPPSVSWGIDISSAAPYVRNAPHALLWPSGALAITVLAFIMLGDAVRDALDPKLR